One Rosettibacter firmus genomic window carries:
- a CDS encoding tetratricopeptide repeat protein: MIGKLNLYLYLMILLLINIEKTYAQSPDYLMRLGNKYYQEQKYEEAIDTYKKILSQGYESSALYYNLGNSYFRLGKLGYAILNYEKALKLSPGDEDVNYNLKIANARTVDRITELPKLFIVQWWEILITSLSLNNWALLTIVFYILLLSCIGIYLLSRKVSLQKFAYYTGIISIVIFLFTSAILISRYNYEKTRNYGILLEPSYTVKVAPDYRSNDAFVIHEGIKFIVEDHVNNWSKIRLADGKVGWLPDKVFEKI; the protein is encoded by the coding sequence ATGATTGGTAAATTGAATTTATACCTTTATTTAATGATTCTATTATTAATCAATATTGAAAAGACTTATGCTCAATCTCCTGATTATTTGATGAGATTAGGGAATAAATATTATCAAGAACAAAAATATGAAGAAGCTATTGACACCTATAAGAAAATATTATCTCAAGGTTATGAAAGTTCAGCATTGTATTATAATCTTGGTAATTCATATTTCCGATTAGGAAAACTTGGATATGCAATTCTAAATTATGAAAAAGCACTCAAACTATCTCCTGGAGATGAAGATGTGAATTATAATTTAAAAATTGCAAATGCAAGAACTGTTGATAGAATTACTGAATTACCAAAATTATTTATTGTTCAATGGTGGGAAATATTGATAACATCTCTTTCATTAAATAATTGGGCTTTGCTAACAATTGTTTTTTATATTTTGTTGCTAAGTTGTATTGGAATTTATTTACTATCAAGAAAAGTTAGCCTGCAAAAATTTGCTTATTACACAGGAATAATTTCAATAGTAATCTTTCTTTTTACTTCAGCTATTTTAATATCTCGTTATAATTACGAAAAAACCAGAAATTATGGTATCTTATTGGAACCATCTTATACTGTAAAAGTAGCTCCAGATTACAGAAGTAATGATGCTTTTGTAATTCACGAAGGGATAAAATTTATTGTTGAAGACCATGTTAATAATTGGTCTAAAATTCGTTTGGCTGATGGAAAAGTTGGCTGGTTACCAGATAAAGTATTTGAAAAAATTTAG
- a CDS encoding M48 family metallopeptidase, producing MSNQAKKYNNIKLTISITKGIISFLLLFLFVYYGYSKQLENFIRAFFTNNYLVLLAYTFILGIISTIIFFPVDFYSEFILEHKYKLSNQTFNRWLWENVKEGLVGLSIGLPLLMIFYFVLNKFSTLWWLPFGIIMFLFSVILAQILPVLILPLFYKITPIDNEDLKQRIIKLGELANLKVENVFKFDMSKNTKKGNAAFTGLGKTKRILLGDTLLDNFSNDEIETVIAHEMGHYKKKHIFKNIIIGTLFSFLTFYLIAKLYEITLSWFGFSSILQISALPLLVLWGSIVGLILTPLSNSISRKFEYEADKYAVLVTNKKEVFINTLEKLTEQNLGDKEPHPLVEWFFYSHPSIKNRIAALNNLN from the coding sequence ATGAGTAACCAGGCAAAAAAATATAATAATATAAAATTAACTATAAGTATAACTAAAGGAATTATTTCTTTTTTACTTCTATTCCTGTTTGTGTATTATGGATATAGTAAACAACTGGAAAATTTTATAAGAGCATTTTTTACAAATAACTACCTTGTGTTATTAGCTTATACATTTATACTTGGAATTATTTCAACCATAATTTTCTTTCCTGTTGACTTTTATTCTGAATTTATATTAGAACATAAGTATAAATTATCCAATCAAACATTTAATAGATGGCTATGGGAAAATGTAAAAGAAGGACTGGTAGGCTTATCAATAGGTCTACCATTATTAATGATATTTTATTTTGTACTTAATAAGTTTAGTACGTTATGGTGGTTACCATTTGGAATTATAATGTTTCTATTTTCTGTAATCCTTGCTCAGATTTTACCTGTTTTAATATTACCATTGTTTTATAAAATTACACCAATCGATAACGAAGATTTAAAACAAAGAATAATAAAACTTGGAGAACTTGCTAATTTAAAAGTAGAAAATGTTTTTAAATTCGATATGAGTAAAAATACAAAGAAAGGAAATGCAGCATTTACTGGTCTGGGAAAGACAAAAAGAATTTTGCTTGGTGATACATTGCTTGATAATTTTTCAAATGATGAAATTGAGACTGTTATTGCTCATGAAATGGGTCATTATAAAAAGAAACATATTTTTAAAAATATTATAATTGGTACTCTATTTAGTTTTCTCACTTTTTATCTTATTGCTAAACTTTATGAAATAACTTTGAGCTGGTTTGGTTTTAGCTCAATTTTACAAATTTCTGCTTTGCCTCTTTTAGTTCTGTGGGGGAGTATAGTTGGACTTATACTTACTCCATTATCAAATTCAATATCTCGTAAATTTGAATACGAAGCAGATAAATATGCAGTTTTAGTTACGAATAAAAAAGAAGTTTTTATTAACACATTAGAAAAACTGACAGAACAAAATCTTGGAGATAAAGAACCACATCCTTTAGTTGAATGGTTTTTCTATAGTCATCCTTCTATTAAGAATCGTATAGCTGCACTGAATAATTTAAATTGA
- a CDS encoding VWA domain-containing protein: MLRLIKKNIPIIFILMLVQCTFESTPPTETESETQVNKSIPGNPKPVDKSVDQPLVITLQWESTGAIKYDVYLDKVNPPRILIANDISTKTLVVTNLDYNTTYYWKVIAKFDDGTKVEGPIWSFTTLKQSYPTLNGYAMNLYKVETQLPSYVHVMFQVVDLNGKGVSTLTQNDFEVLEDGEPISQTESQLEIRKREAVPYKLKTVLMLDNSTSLQNNLDDIRNAARSFIDKIVPQQEVTIYQFSDHPEVLSEFTDNKDSLMNALQRYQLGYATTNLYGAIIKGASLWNDKFSIDEIIQGMMIIFTDGRDTQGSNTLAEALNAIHNKIVFTIGLGNEIQPEILRAIGNAGFYTITNINELENQFTKIQESIISYANSFYVLTYKSPKRGNNNHILTIRIKNNPYTGERSEITGSFNSNNFSSF, translated from the coding sequence ATGCTTCGTTTAATTAAGAAAAATATTCCAATTATATTTATTTTAATGCTCGTACAATGTACTTTTGAAAGTACTCCACCTACTGAAACTGAATCAGAAACTCAAGTAAATAAATCAATACCTGGTAATCCTAAACCTGTAGACAAATCTGTAGACCAGCCACTCGTAATTACATTGCAATGGGAAAGTACTGGTGCAATCAAGTATGATGTTTATTTAGATAAAGTAAATCCTCCTCGTATTTTAATTGCTAATGATATATCTACAAAAACTTTAGTTGTGACAAATTTAGATTATAATACTACATATTACTGGAAGGTTATTGCAAAATTTGATGATGGTACTAAAGTCGAAGGACCGATCTGGAGCTTTACTACTTTAAAACAATCATATCCGACTTTGAATGGATATGCGATGAATCTTTATAAGGTAGAAACTCAGTTGCCAAGTTATGTTCATGTGATGTTTCAGGTTGTTGATTTAAATGGAAAAGGTGTAAGTACACTTACTCAAAATGACTTTGAAGTATTAGAAGATGGTGAGCCTATATCACAAACAGAATCACAACTCGAAATACGTAAAAGAGAAGCAGTACCTTATAAATTAAAAACTGTTTTAATGCTTGATAATAGTACAAGCTTACAAAATAATTTAGACGATATCAGAAATGCAGCAAGGTCGTTTATTGATAAAATTGTACCTCAGCAAGAAGTAACTATTTATCAATTTTCTGATCATCCAGAAGTATTAAGTGAATTTACAGATAACAAAGATTCATTAATGAATGCATTGCAAAGATATCAATTGGGTTATGCAACAACTAATCTTTATGGAGCTATAATTAAGGGAGCTTCTTTATGGAATGATAAATTTTCTATAGATGAAATTATTCAGGGTATGATGATAATTTTTACAGATGGAAGAGATACTCAGGGATCAAATACTTTAGCAGAAGCTCTAAACGCAATACATAACAAAATAGTTTTTACAATTGGCTTGGGAAATGAAATTCAACCTGAAATTTTGAGAGCAATTGGTAATGCAGGTTTTTATACTATAACTAATATTAATGAATTAGAAAATCAGTTTACTAAAATTCAGGAATCAATAATTAGCTATGCAAATAGTTTTTATGTATTAACATATAAAAGCCCAAAACGTGGTAATAATAATCATATACTAACAATAAGAATTAAAAACAATCCTTATACAGGTGAACGTTCAGAAATAACAGGAAGTTTTAATAGCAATAATTTTAGTTCATTTTAG
- the gatC gene encoding Asp-tRNA(Asn)/Glu-tRNA(Gln) amidotransferase subunit GatC, which yields MSVTKKDVEYIAKLARLRFNDDELENFTHELNEILNYVEKLNELNTDNVEPLSHPIENVNVFREDILKPSIDREEALKNAPSSTEEFFKVPKVINK from the coding sequence ATGTCAGTTACAAAAAAAGATGTTGAATACATAGCAAAATTAGCTCGATTAAGATTCAACGATGATGAATTAGAAAATTTTACTCATGAATTAAATGAGATCTTAAATTATGTTGAAAAACTTAATGAATTAAATACAGACAATGTTGAGCCACTCTCACATCCAATCGAAAATGTAAATGTTTTTCGTGAAGATATTCTGAAGCCATCAATTGATAGAGAAGAGGCATTAAAAAATGCTCCCTCGAGTACAGAAGAATTTTTTAAAGTGCCAAAAGTAATTAATAAATAA
- the kdsB gene encoding 3-deoxy-manno-octulosonate cytidylyltransferase: MIVGIIPARFASTRLMGKPLADIGGKPMIQHTWENARKSKLLEKVVIAVDDEKVFEVVKDFGAEVYMTPKNIASGSDRIALVAKELPEADIVVNIQGDEPFINGKMIDEAIEPLLFDKKVNVSTLVKRITSVDELKSPSVVKVVFDYNNYALYFSRSPIPYVRDAKTNLERIETGEIYKHIGLYVFRKETLMKFTSLKPTDLEKIEKLEQLRMLEHGIKIKIVVTEYDTLSVDTPKDLDIARKFYEKYLKSNNKR; the protein is encoded by the coding sequence ATGATTGTAGGAATTATTCCAGCAAGATTTGCATCTACAAGATTAATGGGAAAACCTCTTGCAGATATTGGTGGTAAACCAATGATTCAACATACCTGGGAGAATGCAAGAAAATCTAAACTACTTGAAAAAGTTGTAATAGCAGTTGATGATGAAAAAGTTTTTGAAGTTGTTAAAGATTTTGGTGCAGAAGTTTATATGACTCCCAAAAATATTGCATCTGGTTCTGATAGAATAGCACTGGTTGCTAAAGAATTACCAGAAGCAGATATTGTAGTTAATATTCAAGGTGACGAACCTTTCATAAACGGTAAAATGATAGACGAAGCAATTGAACCTTTATTATTTGATAAAAAAGTTAATGTCTCTACTCTTGTTAAAAGAATTACAAGTGTTGACGAATTAAAATCACCTTCTGTTGTTAAAGTTGTTTTTGATTATAATAATTATGCCTTGTATTTCTCTCGTTCTCCCATCCCTTATGTTCGCGATGCAAAAACTAATCTCGAAAGAATTGAAACAGGTGAAATTTATAAACACATCGGCTTGTATGTATTTAGAAAAGAAACTTTAATGAAATTTACATCATTGAAGCCAACAGACCTCGAAAAAATTGAAAAGCTCGAACAACTTAGAATGTTAGAGCACGGAATTAAAATAAAAATTGTAGTAACTGAATATGATACACTCTCGGTTGACACACCTAAAGACCTTGATATTGCCAGAAAATTTTATGAAAAGTATTTAAAATCTAATAATAAGCGATAA
- a CDS encoding heparan-alpha-glucosaminide N-acetyltransferase domain-containing protein codes for MQQFTPKRVIFIDLMRAFAVLMMVQGHTIDTFLSDDYRTFDSILYSIWFTIRGFTAPIFMFSSGAVFTYLLKSYKVPFVENPRVVKGFKRFLMLIVIGYLLRYPSYSLIDFSLVTREQWLTFFVVDALHLIGFGLLFILILTYISERIRVKDYIIYSVGALFFFLMFNITEQINWHHFLPLPLAAYFFHKTGSLFPFFPWAGYVISGAILGNYLANNPDIFTKKVFSRNLLIIGLLFWAFAYLIELIEMIFFNNKNIVTDNLFVISLRLGGVILLNCLMSYLAIELKTIPNLVKWVGRHTLVIYAVHVIILYGSAWIPGLNLVFAKSMSISLSILAAIMMIILMILMVIAIEKIKSYWKNRILLEN; via the coding sequence ATGCAACAATTTACACCTAAAAGAGTGATATTTATTGATTTGATGCGTGCATTTGCTGTATTAATGATGGTTCAGGGTCATACTATTGACACATTTCTATCTGACGATTATAGAACTTTTGACTCTATATTATATAGCATCTGGTTTACTATAAGAGGGTTTACAGCACCAATTTTTATGTTTTCTTCTGGAGCTGTTTTTACTTACTTATTAAAATCATATAAAGTTCCTTTTGTGGAAAATCCACGAGTTGTAAAAGGTTTTAAAAGATTTTTGATGCTGATAGTAATTGGTTATTTGTTGCGATATCCTTCTTATTCATTAATTGATTTTAGTCTGGTAACCAGAGAACAATGGTTAACTTTTTTTGTAGTAGATGCACTTCATTTAATTGGTTTTGGATTATTATTTATTCTTATTCTTACATATATCTCTGAAAGAATTAGAGTTAAAGATTATATTATTTATTCAGTGGGTGCACTATTTTTCTTTTTGATGTTTAATATTACTGAACAAATTAATTGGCATCACTTTTTACCACTTCCTTTAGCTGCATATTTTTTTCATAAAACTGGTTCGTTATTTCCTTTTTTCCCCTGGGCAGGTTATGTGATTAGTGGAGCTATATTAGGAAATTATCTTGCTAATAATCCAGATATATTTACAAAAAAAGTATTTAGCAGAAATTTACTTATCATAGGATTACTGTTCTGGGCATTTGCCTATTTAATTGAATTGATTGAAATGATATTTTTTAATAATAAAAACATTGTTACAGATAATCTTTTTGTTATTAGCTTAAGACTTGGTGGAGTAATTTTATTGAATTGTTTAATGTCCTATCTTGCAATTGAATTAAAAACAATCCCGAATTTAGTAAAATGGGTAGGTAGACATACACTTGTAATCTATGCAGTGCATGTTATAATTTTATATGGTAGTGCATGGATACCAGGTTTGAATTTAGTTTTTGCTAAATCAATGAGTATCTCTTTATCTATTCTTGCCGCTATTATGATGATAATTTTAATGATATTAATGGTAATTGCTATAGAAAAAATTAAAAGCTACTGGAAAAACAGAATTCTTTTAGAAAATTGA
- the ruvB gene encoding Holliday junction branch migration DNA helicase RuvB, with protein MKKRSENLSPLITEEDKKIEQSLRPKTFDEFTGQTKITDNLKVFIGAAKKRNESLDHVLLTGPPGLGKTTLAHIIANELGVKIKVTSGPVLEKPGDLAGILTNLEEKSVLFIDEIHRLSPVVEEYLYSAMEDFKLDIMIDSGPNARTVQIKLPRYTLIGATTRAGLLTSPLRDRFGIKARLDYYESDLIKKIIIRSAKILNIEIDELAAEEIAKRSRGTPRIANRLLRRTRDFADYDDKKVIDLEIAKKALKALEVDEYGLDEMDKEIILTIIEKFNGGPVGINTISVAVNEDAGTIEEVYEPFLIQQGFIKRTPRGREATDLAYSRFNKKRKKFNEQVDLFGQ; from the coding sequence TTGAAGAAACGTTCTGAAAACTTATCGCCATTAATAACAGAAGAAGATAAAAAAATAGAACAATCTTTACGCCCTAAAACTTTTGATGAGTTTACAGGACAAACAAAAATTACTGATAATCTTAAAGTCTTTATAGGTGCAGCAAAAAAAAGAAATGAGAGTCTCGACCATGTTTTATTAACTGGGCCTCCTGGATTGGGCAAAACAACTCTTGCTCATATCATCGCTAATGAATTGGGAGTTAAAATTAAAGTTACATCTGGACCAGTTCTTGAAAAACCTGGTGACCTTGCTGGTATTCTTACTAACTTAGAAGAAAAGTCTGTTCTATTTATTGATGAAATACATCGACTCAGTCCAGTAGTAGAAGAATATCTATACTCTGCAATGGAAGATTTCAAACTTGATATAATGATTGATAGTGGTCCAAATGCACGTACGGTTCAAATTAAACTTCCAAGGTATACTTTAATTGGGGCAACTACAAGAGCTGGTTTATTAACTTCTCCTTTGAGAGATCGATTTGGAATTAAAGCAAGATTAGATTATTACGAAAGTGATTTAATAAAAAAAATTATAATTAGATCTGCAAAAATTCTTAACATCGAAATCGATGAACTGGCTGCAGAAGAAATTGCAAAACGTTCTCGCGGTACACCAAGAATTGCTAATAGATTACTTAGAAGAACACGTGATTTTGCAGATTATGATGATAAAAAAGTTATCGATCTTGAGATTGCAAAAAAAGCTCTTAAGGCTCTCGAAGTTGATGAATATGGACTTGATGAAATGGATAAAGAAATAATTCTAACAATCATTGAAAAATTTAATGGTGGACCTGTTGGGATAAATACAATTTCAGTTGCAGTTAACGAAGATGCAGGTACTATTGAAGAAGTGTATGAACCTTTTTTAATTCAACAGGGATTTATTAAAAGAACTCCACGTGGCAGAGAAGCAACGGATTTGGCTTATTCAAGATTTAATAAAAAAAGAAAAAAATTTAATGAACAGGTAGATCTATTCGGGCAATAA
- the kdsA gene encoding 3-deoxy-8-phosphooctulonate synthase: MLLIDNIKIDNKLPLVLIAGPCVIENEYITLHTAEVIKKITEELGIQYIFKSSYKKANRTSIKSFIGLKFDEALKILEKVKKEFSLPVLTDVHSESEINVVSQIVDVVQIPAFLCRQTDLLLAAGRTGKAVNIKKGQFLAPDDMRYVADKIETTGNKKIMFTERGTTFGYHNLVVDMRSLEIMKETGYPVIMDATHAVQIPSQGGVSGGERKFIPALSKAAVAVGIAGLFLEVHPDPDKALSDAASQFPLDKLYNLLITVKKIDELVKNE, from the coding sequence ATGCTTCTAATTGATAACATAAAAATTGACAATAAATTACCTCTTGTTTTGATAGCAGGACCATGTGTTATTGAGAATGAATACATTACACTTCATACTGCAGAAGTAATTAAAAAAATTACAGAAGAATTGGGAATTCAATATATCTTTAAATCAAGTTATAAAAAAGCAAACAGAACCAGCATTAAATCTTTTATTGGTCTTAAATTTGACGAGGCACTCAAAATTCTTGAAAAGGTTAAAAAAGAATTTTCCTTACCTGTTTTAACTGATGTTCATTCAGAAAGTGAAATTAATGTAGTTTCTCAAATTGTAGATGTTGTTCAGATTCCTGCATTTTTATGCAGACAAACAGATTTACTTTTAGCTGCAGGCAGAACAGGCAAAGCAGTTAATATTAAGAAAGGTCAGTTTCTCGCTCCTGATGATATGCGATATGTTGCAGATAAAATTGAAACAACAGGCAATAAAAAAATTATGTTCACAGAAAGAGGTACAACATTCGGATATCATAACTTAGTTGTAGATATGAGAAGTCTCGAGATAATGAAAGAAACTGGATATCCAGTTATTATGGATGCTACACATGCAGTTCAAATACCAAGTCAAGGTGGAGTAAGTGGTGGCGAAAGAAAATTTATTCCTGCTTTATCGAAAGCAGCAGTTGCAGTTGGTATAGCAGGCTTATTTCTTGAAGTCCATCCAGATCCAGATAAAGCTTTAAGCGATGCAGCAAGTCAATTTCCTTTAGATAAATTATATAATCTTCTAATTACAGTAAAAAAAATTGATGAATTGGTAAAAAATGAATAA
- a CDS encoding HAD hydrolase family protein translates to MNKEIINKIKEIRLIIFDLEGVLLTQANLDENIISQLVSSIEKAVEDFQKRNINIAIITARPEDELIERLKQISNCTILSSSLDKVTAAEKILAEKKLNCNNVFFIGDGILDIPLIKKCGLSAAPKTAKREVKREVDLIINSNGYNEIFTEIMNLIDMAKN, encoded by the coding sequence ATGAATAAGGAGATAATTAATAAAATTAAAGAGATTCGCTTAATTATTTTTGATTTAGAAGGAGTATTATTAACTCAAGCAAATTTAGATGAAAATATTATAAGTCAATTAGTTAGTTCTATCGAAAAAGCAGTAGAGGATTTTCAAAAAAGAAATATCAACATTGCAATAATTACTGCTCGACCAGAAGATGAATTAATAGAACGATTAAAACAAATATCAAATTGTACAATTTTAAGTTCTTCTTTGGATAAAGTAACAGCAGCTGAAAAAATATTAGCTGAAAAAAAATTAAACTGTAATAATGTTTTTTTTATTGGCGATGGGATACTTGATATTCCTTTAATTAAAAAGTGTGGTTTATCTGCAGCTCCTAAAACAGCAAAACGCGAAGTAAAAAGAGAAGTAGACTTAATTATAAATAGTAATGGTTATAATGAAATTTTTACAGAAATAATGAATCTCATTGATATGGCAAAAAATTAA
- a CDS encoding KpsF/GutQ family sugar-phosphate isomerase, whose product MSEEQIIEKGKEVIKIEGNAIFNLMNSIDGEFVKAVKVIYNSKGRVVFTGMGKSGLIARKIVATLNSTGTAAIFMHPTDALHGDLGMVRKDDIVIIISKSGDTEELLRLIPMFKRINVTLIGMLGTLDSKLAKECDIVLNINVKEEACPYDLAPTASTTAALVMGDALAMALLELRGFTEKDFAMLHPGGSLGKRLSLRIEEIMITGKDIPIVNESTSLKDTIYEITSKRLGTTCVVNNEGILTGIITDGDLRRLLEKTMDIKNLTAGDVMTKKPKTITKDKLASFAIQQMENYKITSLIVVDEHNKPEGIIHLHDLVKLGLQSR is encoded by the coding sequence ATGTCAGAAGAACAAATAATTGAAAAAGGGAAAGAAGTAATTAAAATAGAAGGAAATGCAATCTTTAATTTGATGAATAGTATTGATGGAGAATTTGTTAAAGCAGTGAAAGTGATTTATAATTCTAAGGGAAGAGTCGTATTTACTGGAATGGGAAAGTCTGGATTAATTGCAAGAAAAATTGTAGCAACTCTAAATTCTACAGGTACAGCAGCTATTTTTATGCATCCCACAGATGCTCTTCATGGCGATCTTGGAATGGTTCGTAAAGATGATATAGTAATTATTATTTCGAAAAGTGGTGATACAGAAGAATTGTTGAGATTAATTCCAATGTTTAAAAGAATCAATGTAACATTAATTGGAATGCTTGGAACTCTTGATTCAAAATTAGCTAAGGAATGTGATATTGTTTTGAATATAAATGTTAAAGAAGAAGCCTGTCCATATGACCTTGCACCAACTGCTTCAACCACTGCTGCATTGGTTATGGGCGATGCACTTGCAATGGCATTACTTGAATTACGAGGTTTTACAGAAAAAGATTTTGCTATGCTTCATCCTGGTGGTAGTCTTGGTAAAAGACTTTCACTTCGTATCGAAGAAATTATGATTACAGGAAAAGATATTCCTATTGTTAATGAATCGACTTCTCTTAAAGATACAATCTACGAAATTACTTCAAAGAGACTTGGAACAACATGTGTAGTCAATAACGAAGGCATTTTAACTGGAATAATTACTGATGGCGATTTAAGAAGACTACTTGAGAAAACTATGGATATTAAGAATCTTACTGCAGGTGATGTGATGACAAAAAAACCAAAAACAATTACTAAAGATAAACTGGCATCTTTTGCAATTCAGCAAATGGAAAATTATAAAATAACTTCTTTAATAGTCGTTGATGAACATAACAAACCCGAAGGAATTATCCATCTTCACGACCTTGTTAAATTGGGACTTCAATCCAGATGA
- the lptC gene encoding LPS export ABC transporter periplasmic protein LptC has translation MKIFFYFFIILLLVACKEEKVKPKIENSPVEGEIPIHESWNSKVIFSRDGKLKAILYANHLKKYELQKVTLLEGIKVDFYNNNQQKVTTLTAKFGKVDDTTLDMFAMDSVVAVNDSGTVLSTDELMWRNKDQKILSDKFVSIKSKDEIIEGYGFESDQHLNNYVIYHITYSAVLTNNRKK, from the coding sequence ATGAAAATATTTTTCTATTTTTTTATAATCTTACTTTTAGTTGCATGCAAAGAAGAAAAAGTTAAGCCCAAAATTGAAAATAGTCCTGTTGAAGGTGAAATTCCAATTCATGAAAGCTGGAATTCAAAAGTAATTTTTAGTAGAGATGGAAAACTCAAAGCTATCCTTTATGCAAATCACTTAAAAAAATATGAACTTCAAAAAGTAACCTTACTGGAAGGTATAAAAGTTGACTTCTATAACAACAATCAACAAAAAGTAACTACATTAACTGCAAAATTTGGTAAGGTAGATGATACAACCTTGGATATGTTTGCAATGGATAGTGTTGTAGCAGTAAATGATAGTGGAACGGTTTTAAGTACAGATGAATTAATGTGGAGAAATAAAGATCAGAAAATTCTATCGGATAAATTTGTGTCTATTAAATCAAAAGACGAAATTATTGAAGGATATGGATTTGAATCAGATCAACATTTGAATAATTATGTTATTTATCATATAACTTATTCAGCAGTTTTAACTAATAATAGGAAAAAGTGA
- a CDS encoding OstA-like protein codes for MKIKYFIIFLIISINIVAQEDNIIRVFGDSLVGKKINGESIREVHGNVIMTQGSVKITCLKAIHNITRNIAELFGNVIVTQDSITIYTDLGFYNGNSKIAYSKSGVTYFDGHIHLKAKNSFYYFDEKKAYFYENVRLNDSISVLTTDTLTYYDNEDKAIAVGNVVVKDTAAIIYADSLIHLRNEKITYAYKNIKIIDPSNNLLISGNKLEDYHNENYSRITGNPLLIKIDTTDANKLDTLIITAKMMEAYGDSTKRLIAKDSVKIVRGEFASINNYSIYYQKDQLLYSHKRDEDKIAPVLWNQNTQFIGDTIYISLKDNRIEKMNINSNASIISKNEKYDFRFDQISGNNINLIFSNNRLKRTEVNGNVLSIYYLYEDGQPNGLAKSSAEKSIILFDEENNVEKVMYYGNPNTEYYPEKLVEGKEKEFTLPTFIIINSRPQKEDLLNGKYFLINQLLDVVNGK; via the coding sequence GTGAAAATAAAATATTTTATAATATTCTTAATCATTTCAATTAACATTGTCGCACAGGAAGATAATATAATTCGTGTATTTGGAGATAGCCTTGTTGGTAAAAAAATTAATGGCGAATCAATTCGTGAAGTTCACGGAAATGTTATTATGACGCAGGGAAGTGTTAAGATTACTTGCTTAAAAGCAATTCACAATATTACAAGAAACATAGCAGAATTATTTGGAAATGTAATTGTTACTCAGGATAGTATTACAATTTATACGGATTTAGGATTTTATAATGGTAATTCAAAGATTGCATACTCAAAATCTGGAGTAACTTATTTTGATGGTCACATACATCTTAAAGCAAAAAATAGCTTTTATTATTTTGATGAGAAAAAAGCATATTTTTATGAAAATGTAAGATTGAATGATTCAATTTCTGTTCTAACCACGGATACATTAACTTATTATGATAATGAAGACAAAGCTATAGCTGTAGGTAATGTTGTTGTAAAAGATACTGCTGCAATTATTTATGCTGATTCATTAATTCATCTAAGAAATGAAAAAATTACTTACGCTTATAAAAATATAAAGATAATAGATCCATCAAATAATCTTTTAATTTCTGGAAATAAACTCGAAGATTATCATAATGAAAATTATTCAAGAATTACTGGAAATCCTTTACTTATTAAAATTGATACCACAGATGCAAATAAACTTGATACACTTATAATTACTGCTAAAATGATGGAAGCCTATGGAGATAGCACAAAAAGATTAATAGCAAAAGATTCGGTGAAGATTGTTCGTGGCGAATTTGCATCAATTAATAATTATTCAATTTATTATCAAAAAGATCAACTACTTTATTCACATAAAAGAGATGAAGATAAAATAGCTCCAGTTTTATGGAATCAAAATACACAATTTATTGGAGATACAATTTATATTTCGCTAAAAGATAATAGAATTGAAAAGATGAATATAAATTCTAATGCTTCTATAATTTCTAAAAATGAAAAGTACGATTTTCGTTTTGATCAAATATCAGGAAATAATATTAATTTAATATTTAGTAATAATAGATTGAAAAGAACAGAAGTTAATGGCAATGTACTTAGTATTTATTATTTATACGAAGATGGTCAACCTAATGGACTGGCAAAATCAAGTGCAGAAAAATCTATTATTCTTTTTGATGAAGAAAATAATGTCGAAAAAGTTATGTATTATGGTAATCCAAATACTGAATATTATCCAGAAAAATTAGTAGAAGGAAAAGAAAAAGAATTTACGCTTCCAACATTTATAATTATAAATTCAAGACCGCAAAAGGAAGATTTATTGAATGGCAAATATTTTTTAATTAACCAACTTTTAGATGTGGTAAATGGAAAATGA